In Carassius auratus strain Wakin chromosome 49, ASM336829v1, whole genome shotgun sequence, one DNA window encodes the following:
- the LOC113066298 gene encoding uncharacterized protein LOC113066298 isoform X1 — protein MRERSLNPTRRECVVVAKAITQKYPNSFLDKNEEGELIGCGYFSVINQLKTRVEYLKRGNSLSRLRKHKRTQRDDEDGDDDQPAVATCARIDSYGCVRWQPADYPDGETSASLEEKKLEMIDIFSQEGLKGAERGRVEDLMAITYAKQREYINAKPSPSILDVGKEWPFLFSQKFLLSHFTTLTNVELYTRLNEDMDKKGKRQLDFFSSQITKWRKEVRAVLKEAIKKDREGSDGLAAMLVMLSHFKEQEESLFLIADVDEPPVFQVNTGDYHSRRRRGPAVSPSHSKDHHAR, from the exons ATGAGAGAGCGTTCCTTGAACCCTACTCGCAGAGAGTGTGTGGTAGTGGCTAAAGCTATAActcaaaaatatccaaatagctttTTAGACAAAAATGAAGAGGGGGAGCTAATTGGATGTGGGTATTTCAGCGTTATAAATCAGCTCAAAACCAGAGTAGAATATTTGAAACGAGGCAACTCTCTTTCCCGTCTGAGGAAGCACAAACGCACCCAGAGAGATGATGAGGATGGTGATGATGACCAGCCAGCAGTAGCTACATGTGCAAGAATCGACAGTTATGGGTGTGTTCGTTGGCAGCCAGCGGACTATCCAGATGGGGAAACATCAGCATCATTAGAGGAAAAGAAGCTTGAGATGATTGATATATTCAGCCAAGAGGGACTAAAGGGCGCTGAGAGAGGAAGGGTAGAAGACCTAATGGCAATCACTTATGCCAAACAGCGGGAATACATCAACGCAAAGCCTTCCCCAAGCATTCTGGATGTGGGTAAAGAGTGGCCATTTCTCTTTTCACAGAAGTTTTTATTGTCACACTTCACCACTCTCACCAATGTTGAACTATACACAAGACTGAATGAAGATATGGACAAAAAGGGTAAAAGACAACTGGATTTCTTCAGTAGTCAGATTACAAAGTGGAGGAAAGAAGTAAGAGCTGTTCTGAAGGAAGCCATAAAGAAGGACCGAGAAGGATCTGATGGCCTAGCAGCGATGCTTGTGATGTTGTCACACTTCAAAGAGCAAGAGGAGTCACTTTTTCTCATTGCTGAT GTTGACGAACCTCCAGTTTTTCAAGTAAATACAG GAGACTACCACTCCCGCAGACGCAGAGGCCCAGCTGTCTCTCCCAGTCACTCCAAGGATCATCATGCTCGGTAA
- the LOC113066298 gene encoding uncharacterized protein LOC113066298 isoform X2: MRERSLNPTRRECVVVAKAITQKYPNSFLDKNEEGELIGCGYFSVINQLKTRVEYLKRGNSLSRLRKHKRTQRDDEDGDDDQPAVATCARIDSYGCVRWQPADYPDGETSASLEEKKLEMIDIFSQEGLKGAERGRVEDLMAITYAKQREYINAKPSPSILDVGKEWPFLFSQKFLLSHFTTLTNVELYTRLNEDMDKKGKRQLDFFSSQITKWRKEVRAVLKEAIKKDREGSDGLAAMLVMLSHFKEQEESLFLIADETTTPADAEAQLSLPVTPRIIMLGKFHIQC, translated from the exons ATGAGAGAGCGTTCCTTGAACCCTACTCGCAGAGAGTGTGTGGTAGTGGCTAAAGCTATAActcaaaaatatccaaatagctttTTAGACAAAAATGAAGAGGGGGAGCTAATTGGATGTGGGTATTTCAGCGTTATAAATCAGCTCAAAACCAGAGTAGAATATTTGAAACGAGGCAACTCTCTTTCCCGTCTGAGGAAGCACAAACGCACCCAGAGAGATGATGAGGATGGTGATGATGACCAGCCAGCAGTAGCTACATGTGCAAGAATCGACAGTTATGGGTGTGTTCGTTGGCAGCCAGCGGACTATCCAGATGGGGAAACATCAGCATCATTAGAGGAAAAGAAGCTTGAGATGATTGATATATTCAGCCAAGAGGGACTAAAGGGCGCTGAGAGAGGAAGGGTAGAAGACCTAATGGCAATCACTTATGCCAAACAGCGGGAATACATCAACGCAAAGCCTTCCCCAAGCATTCTGGATGTGGGTAAAGAGTGGCCATTTCTCTTTTCACAGAAGTTTTTATTGTCACACTTCACCACTCTCACCAATGTTGAACTATACACAAGACTGAATGAAGATATGGACAAAAAGGGTAAAAGACAACTGGATTTCTTCAGTAGTCAGATTACAAAGTGGAGGAAAGAAGTAAGAGCTGTTCTGAAGGAAGCCATAAAGAAGGACCGAGAAGGATCTGATGGCCTAGCAGCGATGCTTGTGATGTTGTCACACTTCAAAGAGCAAGAGGAGTCACTTTTTCTCATTGCTGAT GAGACTACCACTCCCGCAGACGCAGAGGCCCAGCTGTCTCTCCCAGTCACTCCAAGGATCATCATGCTCGGTAAGTTTCACATTCAATGTTAA
- the acaa1 gene encoding 3-ketoacyl-CoA thiolase, peroxisomal — protein MHRVQVLSGHLSSNSRVGMRQCSALAADPNDIVVVHGLRTAIGRAKRGSFKDTTPDELLSAVMSAVLKDVGLRPSLLGDVCVGNVLQPGAGALMARVAQFFSGFPESVPVYTVNRQCSSGLQALFNIAGGIRGGSYDLGLACGVESMSLRSPNNPGDISPRLMDYDKARDCIIPMGITSENVAERFGITREKQDRFALSSQQKAAMAQKKGLFEQEITPVTTKFVDENGTERTITVTKDDGIRPGTTLEGLAKLRPAFKETGSTTAGNASQVSDGAAAVLIGRRSTVEKLGLPVFGVLRACAVVGVPPDVMGIGPAYAIPEALNQAGLTVDDIDVFEINEAFASQAVYSVEKLGIPMEKVNPNGGAIALGHPLGCTGARQVVTLLNELKRRRKRGYGVVSMCIGTGMGAAAVFEYPGQ, from the exons ATGCACAGAGTGCAGGTTTTGTCAGGACATCTGTCGTCAAATAGTCGTGTGGGAATGAGGCAGTGCAGCGCTTTAGCTGCTGATCCAAATGATATCGTTGTGGTTCATGGACTACGAACAGCCATCGGCCGAGCGAAGAGAGGGTCTTTTAAG GACACTACCCCAGATGAGCTTCTCAGTGCCGTGATGAGTGCAGTGCTGAAGGATGTGGGACTGAGACCCTCTTTACTAGGGGATGTGTGTGTTG GCAATGTACTACAACCTGGTGCAGGTGCACTGATGGCTCGAGTCGCACAATTTTTTAG TGGCTTTCCTGAGTCTGTACCAGTCTATACTGTGAACAGGCAATGCTCTTCTGGACTACAAGCACTTTTTAATATTGCAg GTGGAATCAGAGGAGGTTCGTATGACCTGGGACTTGCCTGTGG tgTGGAGAGCATGTCTCTTCGTTCACCGAATAACCCTGGAGACATCAGCCCCCGACTGATGGACTACGATAAAGCCAGGGACTGCATCATTCCCATGGG aaTAACCTCAGAGAACGTTGCTGAGAGATTTGGCATCACTAGGGAAAAACAGGACCGCTTTGCTCTCAGCTCCCAACAAAA GGCAGCCATGGCACAGAAAAAGGGCTTGTTTGAGCAAGAGATCACACCAGTCACTACTAAATTTGTAGACGAAAATGGTACTGAGCGCACGATCACTGTCACAAAGGATGATGGGATCCGGCCTGGGACTACCTTGGAAGGCCTTGCCAAACTGCGACCAGCATTTAAAGAAACCGGCAGCACCACAGCAG GCAATGCCAGTCAGGTGAGTGATGGCGCAGCAGCGGTGCTAATTGGCCGGAGATCTACAGTGGAGAAACTGGGACTTCCTGTTTTTGGGGTGCTGAGGGCGTGCGCTGTGGTGGGTGTTCCACCGGACGTTATGGGCATTGGCCCAGCCTATGCCATCCCAGAAGCCCTGAACCAGGCTG GGTTGACTGTGGATGATATTGATGTGTTTGAGATCAACGAAGCATTCGCCAGTCAG GCTGTGTATTCTGTGGAAAAACTGGGTATTCCTATGGAGAAAGTGAATCCTAATGGAGGAGCCATTGCTCTTGGTCATCCACTGGGCTGCACTGGTGCTCGACAGGTCGTGACTTTGCTCAATGAGCTCAAACGCAGACGCAAGAG aGGGTATGGTGTGGTGTCCATGTGCATTGGGACTGGAATGGGAGCAGCTGCAGTTTTTGAGTATCCTGGCCAGTGA